One window of the Rahnella aquatilis CIP 78.65 = ATCC 33071 genome contains the following:
- a CDS encoding DUF29 domain-containing protein, with amino-acid sequence MTARYETDFYGWTREQADLLRNGRFSELDTQNLLEEIEAMGTSAETELESRLEVLFIHMLKCQLLSEHQARSWKLTIEEQRRKIERSLRKSPSIRHKLPEIIGDAYGDAVIGAERETHIKRSVFPAECPWSFEQFMDPKFYPE; translated from the coding sequence GCCCGTTATGAGACTGATTTTTATGGCTGGACGCGTGAACAGGCCGATTTACTGCGCAATGGCAGATTTAGTGAACTGGACACACAGAATCTTCTGGAGGAGATCGAGGCAATGGGCACAAGCGCGGAAACCGAGCTGGAGTCGCGCCTCGAAGTCCTGTTTATCCATATGCTGAAATGCCAATTGCTGTCAGAACATCAGGCGCGCAGCTGGAAACTCACTATAGAGGAACAGCGCCGCAAGATTGAGCGCAGCCTCAGGAAAAGCCCAAGCATCAGACACAAGCTACCTGAGATCATCGGAGATGCCTACGGCGATGCGGTGATCGGCGCCGAACGCGAGACACACATCAAGCGCTCAGTATTCCCTGCTGAATGCCCGTGGTCGTTTGAGCAGTTTATGGATCCGAAATTCTACCCGGAGTAA
- a CDS encoding DNA-binding protein, translating to MAKISISEASRLTGKSRTTLHRLIKAGELSSCSGMKNTKLLDTSELLRVFGTLSSVQPAQLDGQVTGQRFTSETAQSEQVHQQLTQEVEHLRELVTAQQSHIDSLKQAMLLLEHKKEIQPVAAASDNSPWWRFWKS from the coding sequence ATGGCTAAAATTTCGATCAGTGAAGCATCACGTTTGACCGGTAAAAGCCGTACGACACTGCACAGGCTTATTAAGGCTGGTGAACTGTCCAGTTGTTCAGGTATGAAAAATACTAAATTACTCGACACATCAGAACTATTACGGGTTTTTGGAACCTTGTCATCTGTTCAACCCGCACAGCTAGATGGACAAGTAACTGGGCAAAGGTTTACAAGTGAGACTGCACAGTCTGAACAGGTACATCAGCAGTTGACTCAGGAGGTGGAACATCTCAGAGAACTGGTGACCGCTCAGCAATCACATATCGATAGCTTGAAACAGGCGATGCTTCTGCTTGAGCATAAGAAAGAAATTCAACCTGTGGCAGCGGCATCTGATAATTCTCCATGGTGGCGGTTCTGGAAATCCTGA